GTCCACGCCCTCTTCGACCTCACCGGACGCGTGGCGCTGGTCACCGGGGGTTCTCGGGGCCTGGGGCTGGCCATCGCCCGCGCTCTCGGCCAAGCGGGGGCGCGGGTATGCATCGCGGCCCGTCGACGCGAGTGGCTCAACCCGGCCGAGGAGCAGCTGACGGGCGAGGGCATCCCCAACCTGGGCATACCGTGTGATGTCACGGACGTCAGCCAGGTGGGGACCCTGGTTCAGAGCGTCCTCGACTGGGCCGGCCGGCTCGATATCGCCGTTTGCGCGGCCGGTGTCTCGTGGGGCGCACCGTCATTGGAAATGCCGCTGGATCGTTTTCGGTGGGTCGTGGACGTCAACGTCACCGGCACCTACCTGGTGGCCCGCGAGGCCGCCCGTTTCATGCGGCAGGCGGGCTATGGCAAGGTTGTGGCGGTCTCCTCAGTGGTGGCGTTCAAGGGGCAGCCGCCGGACGTCCTCGATGCAGTCGGCTACACGGCCAGTAAAGGAGCCCTGACCGCGCTGGTT
Above is a genomic segment from Bacillota bacterium containing:
- a CDS encoding SDR family oxidoreductase gives rise to the protein VHALFDLTGRVALVTGGSRGLGLAIARALGQAGARVCIAARRREWLNPAEEQLTGEGIPNLGIPCDVTDVSQVGTLVQSVLDWAGRLDIAVCAAGVSWGAPSLEMPLDRFRWVVDVNVTGTYLVAREAARFMRQAGYGKVVAVSSVVAFKGQPPDVLDAVGYTASKGALTALVRDLAVKWAPWGIRVNGLAPGFIPTRMSSAVIARAEDKIVASTPLGRVGRDVDIQGAALFLAAPASDFITGQTLIVDGGMTAM